Below is a window of Arabidopsis thaliana chromosome 2, partial sequence DNA.
TTGCAGACACAAGAGATGGAGACTTTGATGTCGGAATTAGCTAGAGTAAGCGGCATAGAGAAAGCATCAGTAGAAGATTGCAGAGTTGCACTGCTTAAGACACATTCATCACAGGTATTAAAACTTGTACTGTTTGGGGGACATAaccatttgtttcttttcagtttctgAAATCCTaaagtgttttttcttctattctgCAGATGGAAGAATGCTATCTTAGAAGTCAGCTTATTCAACACCAGAAGAAGTGCCATCAGCAAGAGTGCACAACTTctgtttgatgattttttaagGTTACTTTACCACACAGTAAAAACAGCCAGCCATACATGGCATACTCGCTAGTGCAGCAACACTGAAGCTCTTCGGTTTGGCATAATCTATCTTCTTACATAcctcaaataacaaaagaatttgTAAATACTATCAGTTGTCTTGTAATATCTGAGTCTATTCAATGATCCATTAGCTTTTGTCTGAGCATTGTATTACCGTATCTTTTAGtaagagaacaaagaagacTCCTTTTCAAGTGTTGGATGTTGAATTCATCGACCACTTCACTGGGTTAAACCAAAGTAAACCGGGACTCTACCGCGAGATATCCAAAACAGGCCCGTTAATGGCCATTATTAAGCCCAGATGTCCATTAAGGCGGCGCTGAGATTATAAGAAGGTGAAACTTTCTTATTATAAAAACCCTTGACGAGTTTTTGAACGAAGAGGAGGAAAGCAGAAACtctaagaagaaagaatggCGTTGAAGTTTCTGAACAAGAAGGGGTGGCATACGGGAAGTATCCGCAACGTTGAGAAAGTATGGAAAGCTGAACAGAAGCACGAAGCCGAGCAGGAAAAGATTGAGGAGCGTTCTGAATTTCGCGCTATCCAAGAACAGGCCGGTCTTGTTCCGTAAGTTTTCTAATTCTATACCTATAGCCCTCTCCtaaattagattttgattggtacatatatttgaaattagggttagCAACAGAGTTTGATGATTGGAAGTATATTCTAATGGCGGCGttagttaattagttttaaaaccTTTGAAGTGAATCATGAATGATGATTGCAATTGAGCTAATGATCAAAACTCGAATATTTTATCGAAATAGCGTCTGTGGTAAGATGAGTGGTTTTAAccttagttttgttgtttcttcttgtagGAGGAGGCCAGAGAGATTGGAGTTCTTGTATGATCCAGAACTAGCAGTAGCGAAACAGAATGTTAGTAGTTCAAGACATGgtgttttgtttcagaatcAAGATCAGCGAGCGAGAGCTACGATTCCTGGTGCgttgtttgatgatgatgataagagaCACTCTGCCAATGATTCTTGGCGCAAATTCCACTCCGACCCTTTGCTTCTCATCAGGCAGAAAGAGCAGGAAATCTGGAAGttcctttctttatttctttactCCATTCATGTGTCCTGCTTGTGTTTCTTCTGTAAACGGTTACGGTTTTAGATTGTATTGGATTTCGTTTCTGCTGCTAACCTGTTGTGgattgtgtttcttctttaacagttgaaaagaaaagcgAGAGGATAGAGATGGAGTGTTGAACGAGGACAAGATACAACATCGGCGTAGATTGTTTAAATACATCGCAAGTTATCTTCTTcaggtgttttttttttgagtagGATTAGGAATCTTCTTCAGGAGTTGAATGTATAGAAaacacagttttttttctttttaatacaAAGACAATCTTTAATTGCTCTCTACTTCATAAAGTTGTGATGATTTTTAGGTGGTATACAAGCATTACTCTCTGGTGAAACACACAagctttttggtttaaaataataattgaatttgTCAATTGTCTACAACGTCTCGAAAATCAATAAATCTTTGCCATTGTTTGATCCGGAAGAAACGAATGTCTTTGACTTCTGAGTATTTGGGAGTTTCACAGACAAATTTCAACAAGCAGTCAGAATTTCATTGGACTTAAAGCCAATCTAAACCGGATCCAATTAGCTTAGATTTGCGGTTTAGCACAACCATTGACAACAAGCCCATGAGGCCCAAATATAACATCTAAATCACACGTTTTAAACACGGACGGCTCTGATTCCATCTCACATTATTTCGCTTATACGACGGCGACGGagcaaaataatttagaaCCCTCGACGAGTTTTCGATTgaacgaaacaaaaaagaaggtaaCCAGATTTTGAAGCGAGAGgaggagaaacaaaaagaagagcaatCATGGGGATGAAATTTCTGAACAAGAAGGGTTGGCATACGGGGAGTCTCCGTAACATCGAGACTGTATGGAAGGCTGAGCAGAAACAAGAGGCTGAGCAGAAAAAGCTTGAAGAGCTTCGTCTCCAGATCTTGCAGGAGAGGGAGCGTTCTGAGTTTCGTGCTCTCCAGGAACAAGCCGGTCTCATCCCGTAAGTTCCTCTGTTTTCCTTACCCACGATCCCAATTGATTTGGGTGATAACGAATTTGGGAATTAGGGTTAGCGGTTTGAGTTTTTAGCGTAGAATATATAACATGCATCTGCTGGTAGTTAGTTGGTTTTATTAATGATTGGCGATGGAATCGGTGATTTGAAGTTGTGGGTCGTTCTAAAGTAGTAAAGTTGTATACTTTTATGATTTGGAGTCATTAGAATCTATAAGATGCATCTGCTGGtagtttgattagtttttaatGATTGATGATGGATTCGGTGATTGGAAGTTGTGGGTCGTTCTAAAGTCTTATACTTTTTGTTATCTTATTGTAGGAGACAAGAGAGATTAGAGTTTCTGTATGATTCTGGATTAGCTGTAGGGAAGGGAAGTGCGAGTGGTTCAGGTGTTTCGTTTCAGAAAGAAGAGCAGCCTTTAGCCAAATCTGAAGCTGGTAGTAGTGCCAGTGAGAAGCCAGATCAGTCAGCTCCTGGTGCGCTGTTTGAGGAGAAGGCACAATCTGCTAATGATTCGTGGAGGAAACTTCACTCTGATCCTTTGCTTCTCATCAGGCAGCGTGAACAGGAAGCTCTTGCCAAAATCAAGAATAATCCTGTCAAAATGGCTCTTATTCGTAAATCGGtaagttcttttgttcttctacaTGGAGGGTTTGGGAATTGGGATTACATTGGATATATGTTATTGGCTTTCTTTTCCTTATACATTTACTGACCCTGTTGGAGAGTTTCTTTTACAGgtagaagaaaaaggaaagggTAAAGATGGAGACACAAAGGAGCacaagaagaagcataagCGTAAAAGTGGAAAGCATCAGAAGCAATCTTCATCCAGACAGCGGTCTGATTCGGAAGAAGATTCTGGTGAAGAGAATAACGGAAGAAAATCTCACCATCAGAAAACGTCAGGGACTCATGACAGACACTATGAAAGACCAAGGTCAGATTTAGAAGATGAGtcaaaaggaagagagagtcGTGATAGGCACTATGAGAAACGAAGGTCAGAACTAGATGATGGgcacaaaagaagagagagacatgATACGCACTATGAGAGACGAAGGTCAGAAATGGATGATGagtcaaaaagaagagaaagtagGGATAATCACTATGAGAGACGAAGGTCAGATTTGGATGATGAGtccaaaagaagagaaagtcaTGATAAGCACTTTGAGAGACAAAGGTCAGATTTGGATGATGAgtacaaaagaagagaaagtcaAGATAAGAGACGAAGGTCagatattgatgatgaaccaaaaagaagagatgctCGACCGAATGAGAAATATCGAAATCGCTCCCCTAAAGGCGGTGTGGAAAGGGAAAATCTTAAGAGTTATGGTCAAGAGGATAAAAAGAGGAAAGCAGAGGATTTAGACAGTGGAAAACCGAATGAATACCAGAATAGACGCCGGAAAGGTGGCTCTAAGctatcagaagaagaaagagctGCTAGATTGAAGCAAATGCAAATGGATGCAGAGGTGCACGAGGAGCAAAGATGGACAAGATTGAAGAAAGCCGATGAGACCGATGCAGTGGAAGCTGATAAGAACAAAGTATCCACGGGCAAGAGCTTTTTGGACGATGCTAATAAGAGTGTGTATGGAGTTGAGAAAGGCGGAAGCTCAACAATTGAAGAAAGCGTGCGTCGCAGAAGCTATTATTCACAACGTGGAACTGCAGCTGAAGGCAATGCGTTTCGACGCTGATGatgtaaaaatattgttacaacaaaacacaatgTATACTAAGGTTTGTGtcttttttgatattttttttcagtttttgacATTGTATTTCTGATTCCAGAATATTGTTGAGCATCAAGCTCTTTAGGTCTTTTGATATATGAAGACAACGAGGCTGAGGCCCATTGTCATAAGCCCATTATGGGGTGGTCCAGTGTTTTATCCCGGATCGAGCGTGGGATTTGAATAGTTAGTGTGTAATCTTATTCAGTGAGTGGGACGTTGAAATGAGGTGTATGAGTCAGTCAATGAATACCCGTGACATGTAGTTAAGCCATAATACTCCAAGATTCCCCTTTGGCACCTTTTAAATAAACCACGAGATGAAGCcactctctcttttgtctttttttaatatgttttattttctttctttttcttgtccatctttttaaaaataattgaaatttgaCCTAGGGTCGTTGGTGTGttataattttgattcaatttcgAAGTTCGCAtgttgataagaaaaatataaacatttgaTTCGAAAAtgtttaaaggaaaaaagagagatggaTTTGTAATGGAAACATTTTGACGTGTGAGATTTTAACCTCTCCTATTTTCAAAGATTGGGCAATATGGGGTTAGAAGCTTGCAAGGGGGGGTTCACGTGTAGCGTAAATGTACAATGATGTCACTTCCTACACTTTATCACGTCCTTGAATTTATAGGAATAAAGCAAATGTTCTAATCAATAATACCAATCTTGcatgtttatttaattattatatagaagtttgattttataacGAATTGTGTAATATAGTACTTTTGTGATGCCGCCGTTCCTGAATATGTTGACTTTGCAATTGCAAGCCAGACCTAgaactgaagaaaaaaatgtacgAATTAGTCATTTATTTATTCGAAGCATAATTCATTTGGAAAATCAGGAAGACCATTATAGTACGGAGccaaaatatttgaacatCACCTAACATGTTTTGTAAGCTTCTTTGATATTTATTcttgttaataaaattttactttcttaCGGACAATAGATGCAACCAATTTGCATTACCTTCTAAAAATATCTACTGTAGTTGTAGCGGTGCACAtcaattattataatttttgaaaaaatggtgtacccaaaaaaacataaatattgttATAGCAATGaatacaaatcaaagaaatatatgtatttaaaaacttaaaaatagaAGAGTTGTACGAATTCACTACCGAAATAGACAAGATTTATTTTGGCCAATACCAAAATTAATGGTATATAGGACATGAGTGAGTCGgc
It encodes the following:
- a CDS encoding pre-mRNA splicing factor domain-containing protein (CBF1-interacting co-repressor CIR, N-terminal;Pre-mRNA splicing factor; CONTAINS InterPro DOMAIN/s: CBF1-interacting co-repressor CIR, N-terminal (InterPro:IPR019339), Pre-mRNA splicing factor (InterPro:IPR022209); BEST Arabidopsis thaliana protein match is: CBF1-interacting co-repressor CIR, N-terminal;Pre-mRNA splicing factor (TAIR:AT2G44200.1); Has 245 Blast hits to 245 proteins in 113 species: Archae - 0; Bacteria - 0; Metazoa - 95; Fungi - 66; Plants - 52; Viruses - 0; Other Eukaryotes - 32 (source: NCBI BLink).), with translation MALKFLNKKGWHTGSIRNVEKVWKAEQKHEAEQEKIEERSEFRAIQEQAGLVPRRPERLEFLYDPELAVAKQNVSSSRHGVLFQNQDQRARATIPGALFDDDDKRHSANDSWRKFHSDPLLLIRQKEQEIWKFLSLFLYSIHVSCLCFFCKRLRF
- a CDS encoding uncharacterized protein (unknown protein; Has 30201 Blast hits to 17322 proteins in 780 species: Archae - 12; Bacteria - 1396; Metazoa - 17338; Fungi - 3422; Plants - 5037; Viruses - 0; Other Eukaryotes - 2996 (source: NCBI BLink).), which produces MESEPSVFKTCDLDVIFGPHGLVVNGCAKPQI
- a CDS encoding pre-mRNA splicing factor domain-containing protein (CBF1-interacting co-repressor CIR, N-terminal;Pre-mRNA splicing factor; CONTAINS InterPro DOMAIN/s: CBF1-interacting co-repressor CIR, N-terminal (InterPro:IPR019339), Pre-mRNA splicing factor (InterPro:IPR022209); BEST Arabidopsis thaliana protein match is: CBF1-interacting co-repressor CIR, N-terminal;Pre-mRNA splicing factor (TAIR:AT2G44195.1); Has 59661 Blast hits to 33745 proteins in 1751 species: Archae - 130; Bacteria - 4372; Metazoa - 27826; Fungi - 6422; Plants - 3866; Viruses - 275; Other Eukaryotes - 16770 (source: NCBI BLink).), which codes for MGMKFLNKKGWHTGSLRNIETVWKAEQKQEAEQKKLEELRLQILQERERSEFRALQEQAGLIPRQERLEFLYDSGLAVGKGSASGSGVSFQKEEQPLAKSEAGSSASEKPDQSAPGALFEEKAQSANDSWRKLHSDPLLLIRQREQEALAKIKNNPVKMALIRKSVEEKGKGKDGDTKEHKKKHKRKSGKHQKQSSSRQRSDSEEDSGEENNGRKSHHQKTSGTHDRHYERPRSDLEDESKGRESRDRHYEKRRSELDDGHKRRERHDTHYERRRSEMDDESKRRESRDNHYERRRSDLDDESKRRESHDKHFERQRSDLDDEYKRRESQDKRRRSDIDDEPKRRDARPNEKYRNRSPKGGVERENLKSYGQEDKKRKAEDLDSGKPNEYQNRRRKGGSKLSEEERAARLKQMQMDAEVHEEQRWTRLKKADETDAVEADKNKVSTGKSFLDDANKSVYGVEKGGSSTIEESVRRRSYYSQRGTAAEGNAFRR